One window of the Cryptomeria japonica chromosome 7, Sugi_1.0, whole genome shotgun sequence genome contains the following:
- the LOC131035846 gene encoding cinnamoyl-CoA reductase 1 has protein sequence MKQQGTVCVTGAGGFIGSWLVKMLLTKGYTVRGAVRNPDDGKYEHLRALEGGKERLHLVQTDILDYDSLVSVIRGCDGVFHMACLLTDDPEQVIEPTVKGTANVLGACAECGVKRIVLTSSIGAVYMDPKRDPHLVLDEECYSDLDYCIKTKNWYCYAKTVAEKAAWKVAQERNLDMVVVNPSLVLGPLLQRSINASTAHIMKYLTGSAKTYANLTQAYVDVRDVAEAHILVYETPSASGRYLCAESNMHRAQLVQMLSELFPQYPSPTKCSDEKNPMKEPFKFSTQKLKDLGLSFTPINECLIDTVVSLQDKGFLP, from the exons ATGAAGCAGCAAGGAACAGTTTGTGTAACAGGCGCTGGAGGATTCATTGGCTCTTGGCTTGTAAAGATGTTGTTGACCAAGGGCTATACTGTTAGAGGAGCAGTCCGTAATCCTG ATGATGGAAAGTATGAGCATCTGAGAGCCCTGGAAGGAGGCAAAGAAAGGCTTCACCTTGTCCAAACCGATATTCTTGATTATGACAGTCTAGTGAGTGTTATTAGAGGATGTGATGGTGTGTTCCATATGGCATGTCTTCTCACAGATGACCCA GAACAAGTGATAGAGCCAACAGTGAAAGGAACGGCCAATGTATTGGGTGCCTGTGCAGAATGTGGAGTGAAGCGCATAGTATTAACTTCTTCAATCGGTGCAGTTTACATGGACCCAAAAAGAGATCCCCACCTTGTCCTGGATGAAGAATGCTACAGTGACCTGGATTATTGCATTAAAACCAAA AACTGGTACTGCTATGCCAAAACTGTTGCAGAGAAAGCTGCATGGAAGGTAGCCCAAGAGAGGAATTTGGATATGGTGGTGGTCAACCCAAGTTTGGTTTTAGGGCCTTTATTACAGCGCTCTATCAATGCTAGCACTGCTCATATCATGAAATACTTGACTG GTTCTGCAAAAACATATGCAAATTTGACTCAAGCATATGTGGACGTGAGAGATGTTGCAGAAGCTCACATATTGGTGTATGAGACACCTTCTGCTTCTGGGCGTTATCTGTGTGCAGAAAGCAATATGCACAGAGCTCAACTAGTCCAAATGTTGTCCGAATTGTTTCCACAATACCCATCTCCTACAAA GTGTTCAGACGAGAAAAATCCAATGAAAGAGCCTTTTAAATTCTCTACTCAGAAGCTCAAAGACCTGGGTCTTTCATTTACGCCTATAAACGAGTGCCTGATTGACACAGTAGTGAGCTTACAGGACAAGGGATTTCTTCCCTAA